From Xylocopilactobacillus apis, a single genomic window includes:
- the tsaD gene encoding tRNA (adenosine(37)-N6)-threonylcarbamoyltransferase complex transferase subunit TsaD, whose translation MKNNKQIILGIESSCDETSVGIVADGHELLANVITSQINSHRRFGGVVPEVASRHHVEYIDYCIEQAMKNADLKFSDLDGIAATYGPGLAGCLMVGLTAGKMLAARLDLPFYGVNHMAGHIYSAAINHEIKFPALALLVSGGHTEFVYLKDELSFEILGTTLDDAVGEAYDKIGRLIGFNYPAGKTIDQAAQKGELTYDLPRPMLYTHDLNFSFSGIKTAVRELVEKEKRQDTLNVNNLAASFQNAVVDVLTAKTKKALEQVDVQELIIGGGVAANSLLKSRMTELISNDFPDCQLTIPPARLCGDNGAMVAAFGSVLAKHQEVSDLTLDSNPSLSFRTA comes from the coding sequence ATGAAGAATAATAAACAAATTATATTGGGAATCGAATCAAGCTGTGATGAAACCAGTGTTGGAATAGTTGCTGATGGACATGAATTACTGGCCAATGTGATAACTTCTCAAATCAATAGTCATCGGCGCTTTGGGGGAGTAGTCCCTGAGGTTGCCAGCCGTCACCACGTTGAGTACATTGACTACTGTATTGAACAAGCCATGAAGAATGCCGATCTTAAATTTTCTGATCTAGATGGAATTGCAGCTACTTATGGGCCAGGATTAGCCGGGTGTTTGATGGTTGGATTAACTGCAGGTAAAATGTTAGCAGCTCGTCTTGATCTGCCGTTTTATGGAGTTAATCACATGGCGGGTCATATTTATTCTGCTGCTATTAATCATGAGATTAAATTTCCAGCTTTAGCTCTTTTAGTTTCCGGCGGACATACAGAATTTGTTTATTTGAAAGATGAACTAAGTTTTGAAATTCTCGGTACGACTTTAGATGATGCAGTTGGTGAAGCTTATGACAAAATTGGAAGGTTAATCGGATTTAATTATCCGGCTGGTAAAACAATTGATCAAGCTGCTCAAAAAGGAGAATTGACTTATGATTTGCCGCGGCCAATGCTCTACACTCATGATTTGAATTTTAGTTTCAGTGGAATTAAAACAGCAGTTCGTGAATTAGTTGAGAAAGAAAAACGTCAAGATACGCTCAACGTCAATAATTTAGCTGCCAGTTTTCAAAATGCAGTCGTTGATGTTTTAACTGCCAAAACTAAAAAAGCCCTTGAACAAGTTGATGTTCAAGAACTCATTATTGGCGGGGGAGTTGCTGCTAATTCTCTTTTGAAGAGTCGAATGACTGAACTTATTTCAAATGATTTTCCAGATTGTCAGTTAACAATTCCTCCAGCAAGACTGTGTGGCGATAATGGAGCAATGGTTGCAGCGTTTGGTTCAGTTCTTGCAAAACATCAAGAAGTTTCTGATTTAACGCTTGACAGTAATCCGAGTCTGTCTTTTAGGACAGCGTAG
- the rimI gene encoding ribosomal protein S18-alanine N-acetyltransferase — translation MWKKFKDWTSNNSGSESKFQSEQILINNQLFTLRSANESDIDRFLKMEKELYEGRTPWDAGAFTREIRRHQDALYLILENTNDLVAFIGLNWNHEESHITNFAVLTSYQEQGIGRWLLNYAIDYSRKLKAKKLTLEVSVENNIAIHLYHTVGFRDGNIKRFYYNFNNGDAMNMELDLERKEHEE, via the coding sequence ATGTGGAAGAAATTTAAAGATTGGACCTCAAATAATTCTGGCTCAGAATCCAAATTTCAATCTGAACAAATTTTGATTAATAATCAGCTTTTTACTTTAAGAAGTGCCAATGAATCTGACATTGATAGATTCTTAAAAATGGAAAAAGAGCTTTATGAAGGTCGTACTCCTTGGGATGCGGGTGCTTTTACTCGTGAAATCAGACGTCATCAGGATGCTCTTTATTTGATTCTTGAAAATACCAATGATTTAGTGGCTTTTATTGGTTTAAATTGGAATCATGAAGAGTCTCATATAACTAATTTTGCGGTTCTAACATCTTATCAAGAACAGGGGATTGGCCGCTGGCTGCTTAATTATGCAATTGATTATTCGAGAAAGTTAAAGGCTAAAAAGTTAACGCTTGAGGTCAGTGTGGAAAACAATATTGCAATTCATCTTTATCATACAGTAGGCTTTCGGGACGGAAATATAAAAAGGTTTTACTACAATTTCAACAATGGAGATGCAATGAATATGGAATTAGATTTAGAACGCAAAGAGCATGAAGAATAA
- the tsaB gene encoding tRNA (adenosine(37)-N6)-threonylcarbamoyltransferase complex dimerization subunit type 1 TsaB: MLSLGIDCSDFGVSVALAYQDELIVENTTAANKRASKFLITQIQQLFNNTGRSLTEVEKIAVASGPGSFTGLKIGVTAGKVLAAVNNAQIYGISSLKNLAYPLLGTRVPVLALISARHNNFYAGIYQKQGDKIINLMPDVYANFSVIKENLSQFNDLIIIGSGLDEIKEDLEVAGRVVDVKENNLIPRGFSTIILSSGEEPVEAGLFVPNYIRDPQAVLVWDKNNPDHEKINYVEEI; this comes from the coding sequence ATGTTAAGTTTAGGAATTGATTGCTCTGACTTTGGAGTCAGTGTTGCATTGGCTTATCAAGATGAATTAATTGTTGAAAATACAACGGCAGCAAATAAAAGGGCGAGTAAGTTTTTGATCACTCAAATTCAGCAGCTTTTTAATAATACTGGTCGATCGTTAACTGAAGTTGAAAAAATTGCAGTTGCATCTGGCCCGGGAAGTTTTACAGGGTTAAAAATTGGGGTAACCGCAGGTAAAGTGTTAGCTGCAGTTAATAATGCCCAAATTTATGGCATTTCAAGCCTAAAAAATTTGGCGTATCCCTTGCTGGGGACGAGGGTCCCTGTCTTAGCGCTGATCTCGGCTCGCCATAACAATTTTTATGCAGGGATTTATCAGAAACAGGGGGATAAAATCATTAATTTGATGCCGGATGTTTATGCTAATTTTTCAGTTATTAAAGAAAATTTAAGTCAATTTAATGATTTAATTATCATTGGTTCGGGACTTGATGAAATTAAAGAAGACTTAGAAGTGGCGGGGAGAGTTGTCGATGTAAAAGAAAACAACTTAATTCCGCGTGGCTTTTCAACAATTATTTTAAGTAGTGGGGAAGAACCAGTCGAAGCTGGGCTTTTTGTCCCTAATTATATTCGTGATCCGCAGGCAGTGTTAGTTTGGGATAAAAATAATCCTGATCATGAGAAAATAAATTATGTGGAAGAAATTTAA
- a CDS encoding folate family ECF transporter S component: protein MRKEKSIWQGPKVTTYSIALLGILMALHIVISRVGTIRITRDLRFSLVFIVSVIIAYYYGPLWTAAVNGILNIVMFFVFPTGDPFFVGYIISAVLGGFIYGIFLYPHKISIVRAILAVVFVTLIVNLLMNGLWTTLMYKTPFWISLGGRVFKEFVVIIPRIIITYLVLEGMSRLNLESKLN from the coding sequence ATGAGAAAAGAAAAAAGTATTTGGCAAGGTCCAAAAGTTACCACATATTCAATTGCATTATTAGGAATTTTAATGGCACTTCACATCGTCATCAGTCGAGTAGGTACGATTAGAATAACTCGTGATCTCCGTTTTTCTTTAGTATTTATTGTAAGTGTAATTATTGCTTATTATTATGGCCCTTTGTGGACTGCAGCAGTTAATGGGATCTTAAATATTGTAATGTTTTTTGTTTTTCCAACTGGGGATCCATTTTTTGTAGGTTACATCATATCTGCAGTTTTAGGCGGATTTATTTACGGAATTTTTTTATATCCGCATAAGATAAGCATTGTGCGAGCAATTTTAGCAGTAGTTTTTGTTACATTGATCGTTAATCTTTTAATGAACGGTCTTTGGACTACTCTGATGTATAAAACTCCTTTTTGGATTTCATTGGGTGGAAGAGTATTTAAGGAGTTTGTCGTAATAATTCCGCGGATAATTATCACATATCTAGTTTTAGAAGGAATGTCTAGATTAAACTTAGAATCGAAGTTAAATTAA
- a CDS encoding acyl-[acyl-carrier-protein] thioesterase: MKVFKQEYQVPFFDCDKFRNMTAISIIDNVILVSTRQLEEMGYGEKWMRDRNLGWVVTQYDLLIDRAPVDEEKIVISTWIENYNKFFSYRNFAIDTMDGERLVTLKSVWVTLNLEQRKLTPLSEEMMDSFGAEKNVVVKTPKISIDQEKLNDLQKFNIRYADLDTNNHITNTSYITWMFESLGIDFLENHKLKELQIRYEKEIQDRDYAEAGLYQDPDDSLKYYHQIFKSDKIACQAMTIWH; this comes from the coding sequence ATGAAAGTTTTTAAGCAAGAATATCAGGTTCCTTTTTTTGATTGTGATAAATTTAGAAATATGACTGCAATTTCAATAATTGATAACGTGATCCTCGTCTCAACACGTCAACTTGAAGAAATGGGTTACGGTGAAAAATGGATGAGAGATCGTAATCTTGGCTGGGTTGTTACGCAGTATGATCTTTTAATCGATCGAGCACCGGTTGATGAAGAAAAAATAGTGATTTCTACTTGGATTGAGAACTACAATAAGTTTTTTTCATATCGAAATTTTGCAATCGATACAATGGATGGTGAAAGATTAGTAACTCTTAAGTCAGTTTGGGTAACGCTAAATTTGGAACAGAGAAAATTAACGCCTCTTTCAGAAGAAATGATGGATTCGTTTGGTGCAGAGAAAAATGTAGTTGTTAAGACACCAAAAATTTCAATTGACCAAGAGAAATTGAACGATTTGCAGAAATTTAATATTCGCTATGCTGATCTCGATACAAATAACCATATTACTAATACGAGTTATATTACCTGGATGTTTGAAAGCTTGGGGATTGATTTTTTGGAAAATCACAAACTTAAAGAGTTACAAATTCGATACGAAAAAGAAATTCAAGATCGTGACTATGCAGAAGCTGGATTATATCAGGATCCAGATGATAGTTTAAAGTATTATCATCAAATTTTTAAAAGTGATAAAATTGCCTGCCAAGCAATGACAATTTGGCACTAG
- the rsmI gene encoding 16S rRNA (cytidine(1402)-2'-O)-methyltransferase produces the protein MNQRNDEKIGTLFLIPTPIGNLGDLTLRSLDTLKEVDLLLCEDTRHTQILLEHYQIKTPKLSFHEHNSKQRIPEVVDKLKSGLNLGLVSDAGMPVISDPGVDLVSTLRKQKIPVFALPGANAATTALVGSGFPAIPYTFLGFLPRNAKEIKETLDHIYDQTIIFYESPYRLLKTVKVIETIDPIWQLCTARELTKIHEEYFAGSADEVLRHYEEFPPKGEFVVLLAPRTKKLTVPAKDQWVEIIKHEIDNGISPNTAIKNFAKKYQLERKIVYDVYHMIKQ, from the coding sequence ATGAATCAAAGAAATGATGAGAAAATAGGTACGTTATTTCTAATTCCAACCCCTATTGGTAATTTAGGAGACTTAACGTTAAGGTCTTTAGACACCTTGAAAGAAGTAGATCTTTTGTTGTGTGAAGATACGAGACACACGCAAATATTACTCGAACATTATCAAATTAAAACTCCAAAGTTAAGTTTTCACGAACATAATTCAAAGCAGCGAATTCCGGAAGTTGTTGATAAACTCAAATCGGGTCTTAATTTAGGCTTGGTAAGTGATGCTGGAATGCCGGTTATTTCTGATCCAGGAGTCGACCTCGTCAGTACATTAAGAAAACAGAAAATCCCGGTATTTGCCCTACCAGGTGCTAATGCAGCAACCACTGCATTGGTTGGATCCGGTTTTCCAGCTATTCCGTATACCTTTTTGGGATTTTTGCCCCGCAACGCGAAGGAAATTAAAGAAACACTTGACCATATTTATGATCAGACAATTATTTTTTATGAATCTCCGTATCGTCTTTTAAAAACAGTGAAGGTAATCGAGACAATTGATCCAATCTGGCAGCTTTGTACAGCCCGTGAATTAACTAAAATCCACGAAGAATATTTTGCAGGATCGGCTGATGAAGTTCTTAGACATTATGAAGAATTTCCGCCAAAAGGTGAATTTGTCGTTCTTTTAGCACCGAGAACTAAGAAGTTGACAGTTCCGGCTAAAGATCAATGGGTAGAGATAATTAAACATGAAATTGATAATGGAATTAGTCCTAATACGGCAATAAAAAATTTTGCTAAGAAGTATCAACTTGAACGTAAAATCGTTTATGATGTATATCATATGATAAAACAGTAA
- a CDS encoding initiation control protein YabA translates to MNNEEKKEIKIKGHVSRPLILKEMYQQGLHICSVFFGDKREGDCLFCLEILTRMKNESKK, encoded by the coding sequence TTGAATAACGAAGAAAAGAAAGAAATTAAGATTAAAGGACATGTTTCAAGACCTTTAATCTTAAAAGAAATGTATCAGCAGGGTTTACATATCTGCAGTGTTTTTTTCGGTGACAAAAGAGAAGGAGATTGTCTTTTTTGCTTAGAAATTCTAACGAGAATGAAAAATGAATCAAAGAAATGA
- a CDS encoding cyclic-di-AMP receptor, with translation MKLIIAVIQDQDANELSNSFIKANIRATKISSNGGFLKSGNTTFMIGVEDERKQEVLDIIKSISKSRSQFMTAPFPSPQSIDDGFQEPIKVQVGGATVFVLPIEETYHF, from the coding sequence TTGAAGTTAATTATTGCAGTCATTCAAGACCAGGATGCAAATGAATTGAGTAATTCTTTTATTAAAGCAAATATTCGCGCAACAAAAATTTCTTCTAACGGTGGATTTTTAAAATCTGGGAATACAACTTTTATGATTGGGGTGGAAGATGAACGAAAACAAGAAGTGCTTGATATAATTAAAAGTATTTCTAAGTCTCGTTCTCAATTCATGACGGCACCTTTTCCAAGCCCTCAGAGTATTGATGACGGCTTTCAAGAACCGATTAAAGTTCAAGTCGGCGGGGCAACCGTTTTTGTTTTACCAATTGAAGAAACTTATCACTTTTGA
- the tmk gene encoding dTMP kinase, whose product MFISFEGIDGAGKSTAIDQLKKFLIDSHLNESIVFTREPGGTKISEAIRQILISNDYEKMDPWTEALLYAAARCQNVVEKIQPALESNKVVLADRFVDSSLAYQGGGRGLGIENVAKLNKFATGDILPDRVVYFKVSPEVALSRVQRRAETDRLEKERAAFFQSISAAYDTLIAKSPAHFIVIDAGKSPVEVYQALKAAVVPLIEEAIH is encoded by the coding sequence ATGTTTATATCATTTGAAGGAATTGATGGTGCTGGGAAAAGTACAGCTATTGATCAGTTAAAAAAATTTTTAATTGATTCACATTTAAATGAAAGCATAGTTTTTACCCGTGAACCGGGAGGAACTAAAATTTCTGAAGCAATCCGTCAGATTTTAATTAGTAATGACTATGAAAAAATGGATCCTTGGACCGAAGCACTTCTATATGCAGCAGCGAGATGCCAAAATGTAGTTGAAAAAATTCAACCTGCTCTGGAGTCTAACAAAGTTGTTTTAGCTGACCGCTTTGTTGATTCATCTCTTGCGTACCAAGGCGGAGGCAGAGGCTTGGGAATTGAGAACGTGGCAAAACTTAATAAATTTGCGACAGGTGATATCCTGCCTGATCGGGTTGTTTATTTTAAGGTCTCGCCCGAAGTTGCTCTTAGCCGTGTGCAGAGAAGAGCAGAGACTGATCGATTGGAAAAAGAACGAGCAGCTTTTTTTCAATCGATTAGCGCTGCTTATGATACACTAATTGCAAAAAGTCCCGCTCATTTTATAGTAATTGATGCAGGCAAAAGTCCTGTAGAAGTCTATCAAGCTTTAAAAGCAGCGGTTGTTCCATTAATTGAGGAGGCTATCCATTGA
- the recR gene encoding recombination mediator RecR codes for MQYPTQISKLIDSFMKLPGIGEKTAARMAFYIFDMSDNDVTDFARNLLDVKRNLHYCTICGNITDDEICEICQDQTRDRSQIMVVAQPKEIISFERSHEYHGLYHVLHGLLSPLEGTGPEDINIVTLIKRLRDDVVKEVIIGTDATPEGEATASYLSRLIKPVGIKVTRLAHGLAVGSDIEYADDLTLMRALEGRTVI; via the coding sequence ATGCAGTATCCAACTCAAATTTCAAAATTAATTGATAGCTTTATGAAACTGCCTGGAATTGGTGAGAAAACGGCAGCTAGAATGGCTTTTTATATCTTTGATATGTCAGATAACGATGTGACAGATTTTGCTCGTAACCTGCTTGATGTAAAGCGTAACCTGCATTATTGCACGATTTGCGGCAATATTACAGATGATGAAATCTGTGAAATTTGTCAAGATCAAACCCGTGACCGAAGCCAAATTATGGTTGTAGCGCAGCCCAAAGAAATTATTTCATTTGAGCGCAGTCACGAATATCATGGACTTTATCATGTTTTGCATGGACTTTTGTCACCGCTTGAAGGAACCGGACCAGAGGACATTAACATTGTTACTTTGATTAAAAGGCTTCGAGATGATGTGGTAAAAGAAGTAATTATTGGCACTGATGCCACTCCTGAAGGAGAAGCTACCGCAAGTTATTTATCTCGGCTGATTAAACCCGTAGGGATTAAAGTAACTCGTTTGGCCCATGGCCTAGCTGTTGGCAGTGATATTGAGTATGCTGATGATTTAACGTTAATGAGAGCTTTAGAAGGAAGAACGGTGATCTAG
- the dnaX gene encoding DNA polymerase III subunit gamma/tau translates to MSYQALYRKYRPVDFNGIVGQPVLVQTLKNAITTGHISHAYLFSGPRGTGKTTTARVFAKAINCQFAKDGEPCNECETCLGINNGTLADYVEIDAASNNGVDEIRNIRSQIKYAPLVANYKIYVIDEAHMLSLGAFNALLKTLEEPPSYAIFILATTNPQKIPATIISRLQKYNFHRLSNEDLTNQLDFILKKENIEYDKSAIDSVAQLANGGMRDALSILDQAVTLSNGKITLDLVNELTGSTTKDLLFQYLKSIHDGDVKSAVEEIDQIIHEGKDLAQFIHEFIILIKDILLLKNNINPVSFTSEELEQFKEIPAAWFYQALKVLNDEDQRLKKTVYADLLIEIMTIELSDLTSIAKTTSVQSEQPPKQVEQIPKITIKQPEKKVEFKPIEQQVEVAETKESDSSITGTFINYEGMDQVLKNATRQSLEQLNEKWEEVINEADGELAALIKYTHPVAASNDGAIISFKFLQFLQKLDQRSDLQADLQELTGNLKIMGISDEEWPEYRKNYIISLKQGKVKPEETNQEVNNEKESAVKEDHSELTSNMEAIIKFLGPENVKIIDD, encoded by the coding sequence ATGTCTTATCAAGCTTTATATCGAAAATATCGACCGGTTGATTTTAACGGAATTGTTGGACAGCCGGTATTAGTACAGACTTTAAAAAATGCGATTACGACGGGTCATATTTCTCATGCGTATCTTTTTTCAGGCCCGAGGGGGACTGGAAAAACTACAACCGCACGAGTATTCGCTAAAGCAATTAACTGCCAATTTGCCAAAGATGGTGAGCCTTGCAATGAATGTGAGACTTGCTTAGGAATTAATAATGGCACTTTAGCTGATTACGTGGAAATTGATGCTGCCTCAAATAACGGGGTCGATGAAATCCGAAATATTCGCTCGCAGATTAAGTATGCGCCTTTGGTTGCAAATTATAAAATTTACGTTATTGACGAAGCGCATATGTTGTCGCTCGGTGCTTTTAATGCTTTATTAAAAACACTAGAAGAGCCGCCTTCATATGCGATTTTTATTCTGGCAACTACCAATCCTCAAAAGATCCCTGCAACGATAATTTCTCGACTTCAAAAATATAATTTTCATCGCCTTTCGAATGAAGATCTAACCAATCAGCTTGATTTTATTTTAAAAAAAGAAAATATTGAATATGATAAATCAGCGATTGATTCAGTTGCTCAGCTGGCAAATGGCGGCATGCGAGATGCATTAAGTATTTTAGATCAGGCAGTAACATTAAGTAATGGCAAGATCACTTTAGATTTAGTCAATGAACTAACTGGTTCAACGACTAAAGATTTGTTATTTCAGTATTTGAAATCAATTCATGATGGCGATGTAAAAAGTGCAGTTGAAGAAATTGACCAAATTATTCATGAAGGAAAAGATTTAGCTCAATTCATTCATGAATTCATTATTTTAATAAAAGATATTCTACTTTTAAAAAACAATATTAATCCAGTTTCTTTTACCTCAGAGGAGCTAGAGCAATTTAAAGAAATTCCAGCAGCTTGGTTTTATCAAGCACTCAAAGTTCTTAACGATGAAGATCAGCGCTTAAAAAAGACCGTTTATGCTGATCTTTTGATTGAAATTATGACAATTGAATTGTCTGATCTAACATCAATCGCGAAAACAACTTCAGTACAGTCTGAACAGCCACCAAAACAGGTTGAACAAATTCCAAAAATAACGATAAAACAGCCAGAGAAGAAGGTTGAATTTAAGCCAATTGAACAGCAAGTTGAAGTGGCTGAGACAAAAGAGAGCGATTCTTCTATAACTGGTACGTTCATTAACTATGAAGGAATGGATCAGGTGTTAAAAAATGCTACTCGTCAGTCACTCGAACAGTTGAACGAGAAATGGGAAGAGGTAATTAATGAAGCGGACGGAGAGTTAGCAGCTTTAATCAAGTATACTCATCCGGTAGCTGCATCTAACGATGGAGCCATTATCTCATTTAAATTTTTGCAATTTTTACAAAAATTAGATCAAAGGTCAGATTTACAAGCAGATTTACAAGAATTGACGGGCAATCTTAAAATCATGGGAATTTCTGATGAAGAGTGGCCAGAATATCGTAAAAATTACATTATTTCTTTAAAACAAGGTAAAGTTAAACCAGAAGAAACTAATCAAGAGGTTAATAATGAAAAAGAGTCAGCTGTTAAGGAAGACCATTCAGAATTAACTTCTAATATGGAGGCAATTATTAAGTTTTTAGGACCTGAAAACGTAAAAATAATTGATGATTAA
- a CDS encoding aldo/keto reductase, which produces METYQLNDGLILPKIGFGSYKLNGATGIEAITSAINAGYRLIDSAFNYENEGSVGQAIKRTGIARSDLIVTSKLPGRHHQYQEAIQTIQESIYRMGLDYIDIYLIHWPDPIQDQYLEAWQALIDAKKWGLIRSIGVSNFLPEHIDRLQKETGIMPSINQVELHPYFNQEIQRQYDEEHHILTQAWSPLARGRAVINEPIITELANKYHKSPQQIILRWEIQLNTMPIPKASSYEHQLSNLQLFNFEITDDEIKEINKLSRPDGRNKNQDPAVYQEF; this is translated from the coding sequence ATGGAAACATATCAACTAAATGACGGGTTAATCCTCCCTAAAATTGGATTTGGTTCATATAAATTAAATGGAGCCACTGGAATTGAGGCTATTACTTCTGCAATCAACGCAGGGTATCGATTGATTGACAGTGCCTTTAATTATGAAAATGAAGGAAGTGTCGGACAAGCTATTAAGAGAACCGGCATTGCGCGCTCAGATCTAATTGTTACTTCAAAATTACCCGGGCGCCATCATCAGTATCAGGAAGCAATCCAAACTATTCAAGAATCTATTTACCGAATGGGACTCGATTATATAGATATTTATTTGATTCATTGGCCCGACCCCATTCAAGATCAATATCTTGAAGCCTGGCAAGCATTAATCGATGCCAAAAAATGGGGTCTTATCCGATCAATTGGGGTCAGCAACTTTTTACCTGAACACATCGATCGGCTGCAAAAAGAAACAGGTATTATGCCAAGTATCAATCAAGTCGAGCTTCATCCTTACTTTAATCAAGAAATTCAGCGTCAATACGATGAAGAACATCATATTTTGACCCAAGCATGGAGTCCATTGGCAAGAGGAAGAGCTGTTATTAATGAACCGATCATAACTGAACTGGCTAATAAATATCATAAATCTCCTCAACAAATTATTCTGCGTTGGGAGATCCAGTTAAATACCATGCCGATCCCGAAAGCATCAAGTTATGAACATCAGCTTAGTAACCTTCAGCTCTTCAATTTCGAAATTACTGATGATGAAATAAAAGAAATCAATAAATTAAGTCGTCCTGACGGTCGTAACAAAAATCAAGATCCCGCCGTCTACCAGGAATTTTAA
- a CDS encoding histidine phosphatase family protein — MTIVYLIRHGQTYFNRYNKMQGWSDSPLTEQGIADAKRVGEIFKNTHFQYTCSSDANRARNTVRVILEQNKANSPRSIEIPDFRECFYGFFEGMNASEAWIMSGHLAGCHTYNEIINKFNLDKTKDLMHEADPFKDAETANQYWQRIERAFKTLASKIDFSTADPVLLVTHGTTIRSIAGRYGINQGFDITDSPRNGSITTIEINSKSEIDIKDYNKLNI; from the coding sequence ATGACAATCGTATATCTGATCCGCCATGGACAAACCTATTTTAATCGTTACAACAAAATGCAGGGATGGTCTGATTCACCTTTAACCGAGCAAGGAATCGCTGATGCCAAGAGAGTCGGTGAAATCTTTAAGAACACTCATTTTCAATACACCTGTTCAAGCGATGCCAATCGGGCCCGCAATACTGTACGAGTTATTTTAGAACAAAATAAAGCCAATTCACCTCGAAGTATTGAAATTCCTGATTTTCGAGAATGCTTTTATGGTTTTTTTGAAGGGATGAACGCTAGTGAAGCTTGGATCATGTCGGGACACCTTGCCGGATGTCATACATATAATGAAATAATTAATAAATTTAACTTAGATAAGACTAAAGATTTGATGCACGAAGCTGATCCATTCAAAGATGCAGAAACAGCTAATCAATACTGGCAGCGAATTGAAAGGGCATTTAAAACTCTAGCATCTAAAATAGATTTTTCTACCGCTGATCCAGTATTATTAGTGACTCATGGAACAACTATCCGCAGTATCGCTGGAAGATACGGAATTAATCAGGGCTTTGACATTACTGATTCTCCTAGAAACGGCAGCATCACAACCATAGAAATTAACAGCAAATCAGAAATCGACATTAAAGACTATAATAAATTAAATATTTAA
- a CDS encoding YitT family protein: MQVNLNKNFFTQLLVICIAIEIISISINFFYAPINIAAGGATGISILVSAAFGWNRSIVVLLINILMIILAACFLGKKVVAKIAIGSFLLPLFMAITPSFKVVEDNVLAMVIGGAVFGFGVALLYHVDASAGGTSVPPLILKKYFHINPSVTLLVIDTIVTFFNIFVDGSNAFFLATFSLVITSMVMNYIMLGFDHKIMLNIMSENHLEEIKQLIDQASEQGYTIFDVRGGKNGDGKEMLMVVTSNNDYPDLVSSILTVDSKAFLVTYNISEVRNGFLNSN; encoded by the coding sequence ATTCAAGTTAATTTAAACAAGAACTTTTTCACTCAACTGCTGGTTATTTGTATTGCAATCGAAATTATTTCAATCAGTATTAACTTTTTCTATGCGCCGATCAACATTGCCGCAGGTGGAGCGACCGGGATCTCAATTCTTGTTTCCGCTGCTTTTGGCTGGAACCGTTCAATTGTAGTTTTACTTATTAATATCTTGATGATTATTCTAGCAGCCTGTTTTCTTGGAAAAAAAGTTGTTGCTAAAATTGCAATCGGCAGTTTCTTGCTTCCGTTATTTATGGCGATTACTCCCAGCTTTAAAGTCGTTGAGGATAATGTCTTAGCAATGGTAATCGGCGGAGCCGTCTTTGGTTTTGGAGTTGCTCTTTTATATCACGTTGATGCTTCCGCTGGGGGTACTTCAGTTCCCCCTTTGATTCTAAAGAAATATTTTCACATTAATCCATCAGTGACTTTATTAGTGATTGACACAATTGTAACCTTCTTCAATATTTTTGTTGACGGCAGCAATGCTTTCTTCTTAGCAACATTTTCCCTTGTAATAACTTCGATGGTAATGAATTATATTATGTTAGGCTTTGACCACAAAATCATGCTTAATATCATGAGTGAAAATCACTTAGAAGAAATCAAACAATTGATCGATCAAGCTAGTGAACAAGGCTACACGATCTTCGATGTTCGTGGTGGAAAAAACGGCGACGGAAAAGAGATGTTAATGGTGGTTACGAGCAATAACGACTATCCCGATCTTGTTAGTTCAATACTCACAGTCGATTCGAAAGCATTCTTAGTTACGTATAATATCTCTGAAGTTCGTAATGGATTTCTTAATTCTAATTAA